A segment of the Chitinivorax sp. PXF-14 genome:
GGGGCGGCCGTCAGGCATGGCGGGGATGGGCGGGCGAGCCGTGACCGGCGCTGTGAAAGGGCCGCCGTACCTGGCTACGGCGTATCGGCCGACAACATGAATGGCAGATCGGGCAGGCTGCCGCCTTGCTCCGCGCTGGCGCGGACCTGCGCTTGCAAGGGCGCCAGATCGAGCCCGTTTTGGGCAAGCCAGGCGTCGTTGTAATAGCTGTGGGCATAGCGCTCGCCACCATCGCAGAGGATGGCGACGATGGAGCCGGCCTCTTCGCGCTCGCGCATCTGCCTCGCCAGAAACAGCGCGCCGATGAAATTGGTGCCGGTCGAGCCGCCAACGCGGCGGCCGAGTCGCTGTGCCAGGTAGTGCATTGCCGCGAGCGATAGCGCATCGGGCACCTTGAGCATCGCATCCACCACGTCGGGGATGAACGAAGGCTCGACGCGCGGCCGGCCGATACCTTCGATGCCGGAGCCGCAGGGCAGCGTGAGCGAGCTGTCGCGACTGCGGTAGTAATCGAAGAACACGGAATGTTGCGGGTCCACACACAATACGCGGGTCGCATGCTGACGGTAGCGCACATAGCGGCCGATGGTGGCCGAGGTGCCGCCCGTGCCGGGGCTGGTGACGATCCAGCTTGGAATCGGGTGGGGTTCGAGCGCCATCTGCCCGAACATCGATTCCGCGATATTGTTGTTGGAGCGCCAGTCGGTGGCGCGCTCGGCATAGGTGAACTGATCCATGAAATGACCGCCAGTCTCGCGTGCGAGGCGGGCAGATTCGCTATGGAGGGTGGTTGGATCGTCCACCAGATGGCAGCGTCCGCCGTAGAACTCGATGGCCGCGATTTTCTCGGGCGAGGTCGTGGCAGGCATCACCGCGATGAAGGGCAGGCCGAGCAGGCGTGCGAAATAGGCTTCCGAGACCGCGGTCGACCCGCTCGATGCCTCGATCACCGTGCCACCAGGCTTGAGCCAGCCATTACTCAGTGCATAAAGGAAGAGCGAACGCGCCAGGCGATGCTTGAGCGAGCCGGTCGGGTGGCTCGATTCATCCTTGAAATACAGGTCGATATCGGGATAGGCCGGTAGCGACAACGCGATCAGGTGCGTGTCGGCCGAACGGTTGAAATCCGCCTCGATCTTGCGGATGGCGTGGATGACCCAGTTGCGTGTATTCATGTTTGCCCCAAAAACAACAAAGCCCGGCACATTGTACCGGGCTTTGCCGTGGGGCTCGACCTGCCGATTAGTTGGCGGTCGCAGCCTTCTTCGTGGCGGTCTTGACTGCATCGGCAGTCGCAGTCGTTGCGGCCTTGACCGATGCATCGGCAAAGTCGGCAACTTGCTTGGCAGCCTTGGTCAGGCTGTCGACAGCAGCGGCAGTTGCAGCAACCGAAGACTTGACGGCGGCAACGGCAACATCGGTGCCAGCCGGAGCGGACTTGGCCGCCTTGTCCAGTGCGCTGACCAGTGTCTTGTTGAAGCCGGATACGCGCTCTTCGAACAGGCCCGACAGCTCGGCTTGAACTTGCGAAGTGGCTTCGTAAACGGTGCGGCCGTAGGCGGTAGCGGATTCGGTAGCGGCTTCAGCCAGCTTGTTGCGCAGGGTGATGGCTTCTTGCAGATCCTTCACCGAGGACAGGGCCTTGGCGCTGTCTGCGCTTTGCTCGAGGGCTTGCTTGGCTGCATCGAGATTGATCTTGAACAGACGCTCGGCGCTGCCCAGGGAAATTTGTGCCAGACGCAGAACGGTTTCCACGTTGGAGGTTGCCAGTTCGGTCAGTTGCTCTTGGTAGGACATGTATTCAACTCCTTCGACAAGTTAGTTATCTAGTGCACGACAAGCGTCTCTTGTGGCGTGCAATTCATGAGGGCTGGCGTGGCATCGGCTGGTCGGCTCGATGACGTTTGTTTAGCCGCCCTCTTTCTTATTTCTTGTGCTTTGCACAAAATGTGAGACGATGCTACTGCCGGGTTTAGAGCCTGTCAACTAAATTTGTTGCGGCGCATCAAGAATGGAATGCAGTCCATGCCGCAGTGCGGTTGAACTGTTATAATGTCCTATTAATCAACGAATTGTAATGTTTGCCGACGGACCATCTCCGGTATGCGGTAAACTAAATATGTTTTCTTCTGCAGAGACAATTAAAACGATGGAGAGGGTTATGAGCGAAGAAAAAAGGGTGATCAAGAAATATCCGAATCGCCGACTATACGACACGGCGACCAGCTGCTATATCACCCTTGAAGATGTCAAGAAGCTGGTGCTCGACCATGTCACGATCCAGATTGTCGACGCCAAGACGCACGAGGACATTACCCGCAGCGTACTGCTGCAGATCATCCTCGAAGAAGAGTCCGGCGGCGTACCGATGTTCACCTATGATGTGCTGACGCAGATCATCCGTTTCTACGGCCATGCGATGCAGGGCCTGATGGGCAACTATCTGGAAAAGAATCTGCAGATCTTCACGCAGATGCAGGAGCGCCTGCAGGAGCAGACCAAGGCGGTCTACGGCGACAATCCCATCCTCAACAACAATATGTGGGGGGATTTCCTCAAGTTCCAGGCGCCGGCCATGCAGGGCATGCTGACGAGTTACCTCGAGCAGTCCACCAATATGTTCGTCGACATGCAGCAGCAATTGCAGGATCGCGCGCGTAACCTGTTCAGCGGCTTTGGTTTTCCGGGTTATCCGACCGCCGACGAGGACAAGGCCCAGCCGCCGTCCGAGCCGCCGAAAAAGACTGGCGGCTAAGCCGCTGTTTACGGTAACATTCTGTTTTTAAACGGCCTCCGGTGCGTCGACCCGGGGGCCGATTTTCGTTTGGCTCGTTCGTTCGGGTACCGCACCCGGCAAAACATCGCGGGGCAGGGTGTCGCTCCCATGCCTCGATACCTTCCGCGTCGTGGACTGACGGCGGAATGTCGTAACAAGGAAGATTCATGACCCAAGCAACACCCAAGGTTGGCTTCGTAAGCCTAGGCTGCCCCAAGGCCCTCGTCGATTCCGAGCAAATCCTCACGCAACTGCGCGCCGAGGGCTATCTGATCTCGAACAGCTATGACGACGCCGATCTGGTCGTGGTCAACACCTGCGGCTTCATCGATTCCGCCGTGCAGGAATCGCTTGATGCGATCGGCGAGGCCTTGGCCGAGAACGGCAAGGTGGTGGTGACCGGCTGCCTGGGGGCCAAGGGCGATGTGGTGCAGCAAACCCATCCGAAGGTGCTGGCCGTCACCGGCCCGCATGCCACGGCCGAGGTGATGGGTGTGGTGCACGAGCACCTGCCCAAGCCGCACGATCCGTTTACTGACCTGATCCCGCCGCAGGGCGTCAAGCTCACGCCGCAGCACTATGCCTACCTGAAGATATCGGAAGGCTGCAACCATCGCTGCACCTTCTGCATCATCCCGTCGATGCGCGGCGATCTGGTCAGCCGGCCGGTGCACGAAGTGCTGCGCGAGGCCGAGAACCTCGCCAAGGCCGGCGTGAAGGAGCTGCTGGTGATCTCGCAGGACACCTCGGCCTATGGCGTCGACGTCAAGTACAAGACCGGCTTCCATAACGGACGCCCGGTCAAGACGCGCATGACTGAGCTGTGCCAGGCGCTCGGCGAGATGGGCATCTGGGTGCGCCTGCACTATGTCTACCCGTATCCGCACGTCGACGAGATCATTCCGCTGATGGCCGCGGGCAAGGTGCTGCCTTACCTCGATATCCCGTTCCAGCACGCGTCCAAGCGCATCCTCAAGGCGATGAAGCGCCCCGCCAACGCCGATAATGTGCTCGAGCGCATCAAGGCCTGGCGCGAGATCTGCCCGGACCTGACGATCCGTTCGACCTTCATCGTCGGCTTCCCCGGCGAAACCGAAGCGGATTTCCAGGAACTGCTGGCTTTTCTTGAAGAGGCGCAACTCGATCGCGTCGGCTGTTTCACCTACTCGCCGGTTGACGGCGCCACGGCCAACGATCTGCCCGACCACGTGCCGGAAGACGTGGCTGAAGAACGCAAGGCACGTTTCATGGAGCTGCAGGCCCGCATCAGTGCCGAGCGCCTCGCGCGCAAGGTGGGGCGGACGCTGTCGGTGATCATCGACGAAGTGGACGAAGAGGGCGCCGTGGGCCGTACTCAGGCCGATGCGCCGGAGATCGATGGCCTGATCTACCTCAACGATCCGGAGATCGATGTCGAGGTGGGCGACATTGTGCAGGTCATCGTTACTCACGCCGATGAACACGATCTGTGGGGCGACCTGGTGGCATAGTCCGCCGGTGCGCTGGTGGTGGTTCAAACAACAAGGCCGACGATTGATCGTCGGCCTTGTTGTTTTTGCCCGGCTCGCGTCAGCCAGGCACCGGCACGGTCTTGTCCTTGAATTCGCACAGGTCGACGATCACGCAGCGCCAGCATTCCGGCTTGCGTGCCTTGCATACGTAGCGGCCATGCAGGATCAGCCAGTGGTGCGCATCCTGCTTGAATTCGGCGGGCACGACCTTGAGCAGCTTCTGCTCGACTTCATCGACGTTCTTGCCCGGCGCGAGCCCAATGCGGTTCGAGATGCGGAAGATATGCGTGTCGACGGCGATCGTCGGTTCGCCGAAGGCGGTATTGAGCACCACGTTGGCGGTCTTGCGGCCCACGCCGGGCAAGGCTTCCAGCGCTTCGCGCGTGCGCGGCACCTCGCCGTCGTGTTGCTCGATCAGGATGCGGCAGGTGGCGAGCAGGTTCTTGGCCTTGCTGCGGTACAGGCCGATGCTGTTGATGTAGCTCTCGAGTGCTTCCTGGCCCAGTGCGAGGATTTTCGCCGGGGTATTGGCGACCGGGTAGAGCCGGCGCGTGGCCTTGTTCACGCCGACGTCGGTGGCCTGCGCCGACAGCAGCACGGCGGTCAGCAGCTCGAACGGCGTGGTGTATTCGAGCTCGGTCGTCGGGTGTGGATTGTTGTCGCGCAGGCGTTCGAAGATCTGGCGGCGTTTGACGGCGTTCATGAGGATTTGAGGTCTGGCGGTTGAGGGGGGGGGGTGTCGGCTGCTGCGCGTCGGGCGGCGGCACGCGCCATTGCTGCCTTGATGATCGCCTGCTTGTCCAGTTGTGCCTGTGCGGCCACGGGGTCGCTGGCGGCGCGCAATGCCGCCTCGGCTGCGGCCTGGCGTGCCTGTGCTGCCTTGGCAGTCAGCCGTGTGGCGCGCTCCTGTTTGTCCCGCGCGAGGCGGAACTGGCGAAATTCATGGCGCGCACGTGCCTTGTCGCGTGCCTGCTGCCGGGCCGGCTCGGCTAGCTCCGGCACGGTGTGCATGCTGATGCAGTCGACCGGGCAGGGGGCAATGCAGAGTTCGCAGCCGGTGCATTCCGCGGCAATCACGGTATGCATGAGCTTGGCGGCACCGACGATGGCATCCACCGGGCAGGCCTGGATGCACAGCGTGCAGCCGATGCAGACCGCCTCGTCGATCAGCGCGACAGCCCTGGGTTTCTCGATGCCATGGGCTGGATTGAGCGGCTGGTAAGGGCGGCCGGTCAGCGCGGCCAGTGCGCGAATGCCCGCATCACCGCCGGGCGGGCATTGGTTGATGTTAGCTTCACCCGAGGCGATCGCCTGGGCATAGGGCTTGCAGCCCGCGTACTGGCACTGGCGACATTGCGTCTGGGGCAGCAGGGCGTCGATCTGTTGGACAAGCAGGTGGATATCGGCAGGCATGAGGGATTAAGAAGGCTGGCAATGCAGGTGCTGGCAATTGAGCCGAATTATCCCCTCTTCGCATCGGCAGAGACAATAGCGCGCCCGCCGGCATGGTGCGCCGCGGCTAGCTGCTTATTGTGCGACGACGAACAGGTAGTCGGGCTCGCCTAGCGGATAGCTGCCCGCAATTTCCTGCCAGTGGCCGCTGGCGATGTCGGCCTGCAGGCGCGAGAGCCCGGTTTCCAGTTCCGTCGCCTCGATGTCATGGCAGAACGTGCCGATGGCGCTACGGAAGGCTTGGTCGAGGTAGCGCGCAGGGGTGTACTTGGCGCTGTAGAGAAAGCCATCGGTGTGAACGGGTTCTTCACCCGGATGAGGGACAGACCATGGATGAAAGTGGACCTCCGCAAAGCCGGCCTGGATCAGGTCGCGGCGCAGCTGATCCCGTGACGGAAATTTCAGCGCCGAGCGTGCAATGGCCGTGGGGAAGTAGGCGTTGAGCCAGTAGTAGGCGAAATACTCGCGACAATTGGTGAATTCGATGAAGCGTCCGCGCGTCACGCGGCGGATGTCGCGGTAGGCGTCGAGCCTGGGTTGCCAGTAGTGGCTCGACAGGGTGCTGATGGTGACGTCGAGCGCCAGGTCGGCGAACGGGAGCATGGTTGCGTCGCCTTGCAGCCAGGTGAGCTTGGGGTGCTTGGCCCGTGCCTGCGCCAGCATGGCGGGCGAGCGGTCGAGGCCGATGATGTCGAGCCCGCGCTGGGCCAGTGCTGCCGTGTAGTTGCCGGTGCCGCAGCCGATATCGAGCACGCGCGGTAGCTGGTCCGGGCGCCGCCCGATCAGTTTCAGCAGCGGTAGCAGCACCGCTGGCGAAGCATGTCGAGTGGCGTCGTAATCGGACATGGCCTGCTATCGGCGCATCAGGCGATGGCGCGCACGCATTCGCCGACCAGTTCCGGCCCGCGATAGATGAGCCCGCTGTAGAGCTGCACCAGGCTCGCGCCGGCACGCATCTTTTCCTGCGCGTGCGAGCCTTCGAGTATGCCGCCGACGCCGATGATCGGCAGGGCGCCATCGAGGCGACTCGCCAGCTCGCGGATCACATGGGTGGACTTGGTGCGCACGGGGGCGCCCGACAGCCCGCCCTGCTCGTTGCCGTGCGGCAGGTTTTCCACCCCGGTCCGGGCCAGCGTGGTGTTGGTGGCGATCACGCCATCGATCTTGTGCTCGACCAGCAGGTCCGCAATCGCGCCGATCTGCGCGGAATCGAGATCGGGTGCGATCTTGACGGTCAGCGGCACGTAGCGGCCGAACTGCTCGGCAAGCTTCAGCTGCTCCGCCTTCAGTTGTGCCAGCAGGCCGCCGAGCTCGTCGCTCTGCTGCAGCTGGCGCAGGTTCTTTGTATTCGGGCTGGAGATGTTGACGGTCACATAGGTGGCCAACTCATACACCTTTCGCAGGCAGATCAGATAGTCGTCGGCGGCGCGCTCGATCGGCGTGTCGAAATTCTTGCCGATATTGATGCCGAGTACGCCCTTGTAGCTCGATTGCCTGACGTTCTGGATCAGCTTGTCGACACCATCGTTATTGAAGCCCATGCGGTTGATGATGCCTTCCGCCTGCGGCAGGCGGAACAGCCGTGGCTTTGGGTTACCCGGCTGCGGGCGCGGCGTGATCGTGCCGATTTCGATGTAGCCGAAGCCGAGATCGGCCAATGCATCGATGTGGTCGCCGTTCTTGTCCATGCCGGCGGCCAGGCCGACCGGATTGGGAAACTCGATGCCCATGACGCGGCGCGGCGCCGTCTCGACATGGCCGGCAAAGGCGCGGGCAAAGCCGCAGGAATGCAGGAAGTCGAGTGTGGACAGGGTAAGGCCGTGGGCCGTTTCCGCGTCGAGGGCGAACAGCAGCGGGCGAGTCAGGGCGTAGACGGTGGTCATCATGCGTGTGCGGATATCTCTGGCAAAACCCGTGAATTATACCGGATCGCGCCGATTGCCACGCCGCGCGAGACAAACTATTTGCCGGCAGGGCCGGCCGGCGTGGTAGCCACGACCTGATTGACTTCCAGTTCGAGTGGGGTGAGCCGCCGCCAGACGCCACTGCGCAGCCCTTCGACGGGCTGGAAGTTAGTCTTGTAGGCCATCTTGCGGCAACGCTCGATCCAGTAGCCCAGGTAAACATAGGGGCGGTGCATCTTGCGCGCGAGGGCGATCTGCCACAGCACGTTGTAGACGCCATAGCTCGCCCGCTCGTCGTCTGGATCGAAGAAGGTGTAGACCGACGATAGGCCGTCATCGAGCTCGTCGATCAGGCTGACCATCTTGAGCTCGCCCTCAGCCGTGCGGAATTCGGCCAGCATGCTGGCGACGTGGCTTTTCAGGATGAAGCTGCGGTACTGCTCTCGGCTGTCTTCGTCCATGCCGCCGCCGGCGTGGCGGCTCTCCTGGTAGTGGCGATACAGCTGGTAGTGTTCCTCGCTGTAGGCGAGCTTGACGATGCGTGTCACCAGCCCTTGGTGGCGGCGCCAGACCTTGCGCTGCGTGCGGCTGGGGGTGAAGTCGAGCACTGGGATGCGCACCGGCACGCAAGCCTGGCAGCGGTCGCAGTGCGGGCGGTAGGTGAACAGCCCGCTGCGGCGAAAGCCCGCCCGCACCAGCTGACTATAGAGTTGCGGATCGATCAGGTCGCCGGGGATGGCGACCTGCGAGCGTGCCAGCTGATCCGGCAGATAGCTGCACGGGTAGGGCGCTGTCACATAGAACTGGATCAGTGACTGGCCATTTTCGCTGAGCTTACTCATCGGGTGGCCTTCTCGGGGATCAGGGTTGCACTGTCGTCGAAATGCCAGGGGCCGGGGCGGTGGCTGTCCCGGGTCAACAATTCCAGTCTAGCAGCGAAATCGCGCCGTGGAATTTCCCGCGCACCGAGGCTGGCGAGATGGCCTGTCTTCATCTGGCAGTCGATCAGGCCGAAGCCCCAGTGCTCGAGCTGTCTGACCAGGTGCACATAGGCGATCTTCGATGCATCGGTACGCCGCGAGAACATCGATTCGCCGTAGAACATCCTGCCGATTGCCACACCGTAGAGGCCGCCAGCCAGCTCGCCGTCCATCCAGCATTCGATCGAATGGGCGTAGCCGAGTTCATGCAGACGACAGTACGCGGCGACGATCTCTTCGACGATCCAGGTGCCGCCATCCGCGTCGCGTGGCGCTGCGCAGGCACGCATGACGGCTTCGAAGGCGGTATCCACGCGCATTTCATACGGTTTGTTGCGCAGTGTCTTGGCCAGCGAGCGGGTGACGCGCAATTCGGCAGGAAACTGGACCATGCGCGGGTCCGGGCTCCACCACAGGATCGGGTCACCCTGCGAAAACCAGGGGAAGATGCCGCGCCGGTAGGCGCAGAGCAGGCGCTCGGGCGACAGGTCGCCGCCCGCCGCCAGCAGGCCGTTGGGCGCAACGAGCGCGCGCTCGAGCGGTGGAAATACGTGGGATGCGCCAAGCCAGCTCAGCATGCTGGCGATGAACCTTCGGCGACCGCGTGTGTCGGAATCGGCTG
Coding sequences within it:
- a CDS encoding PLP-dependent cysteine synthase family protein, whose product is MNTRNWVIHAIRKIEADFNRSADTHLIALSLPAYPDIDLYFKDESSHPTGSLKHRLARSLFLYALSNGWLKPGGTVIEASSGSTAVSEAYFARLLGLPFIAVMPATTSPEKIAAIEFYGGRCHLVDDPTTLHSESARLARETGGHFMDQFTYAERATDWRSNNNIAESMFGQMALEPHPIPSWIVTSPGTGGTSATIGRYVRYRQHATRVLCVDPQHSVFFDYYRSRDSSLTLPCGSGIEGIGRPRVEPSFIPDVVDAMLKVPDALSLAAMHYLAQRLGRRVGGSTGTNFIGALFLARQMREREEAGSIVAILCDGGERYAHSYYNDAWLAQNGLDLAPLQAQVRASAEQGGSLPDLPFMLSADTP
- a CDS encoding phasin family protein gives rise to the protein MSYQEQLTELATSNVETVLRLAQISLGSAERLFKINLDAAKQALEQSADSAKALSSVKDLQEAITLRNKLAEAATESATAYGRTVYEATSQVQAELSGLFEERVSGFNKTLVSALDKAAKSAPAGTDVAVAAVKSSVAATAAAVDSLTKAAKQVADFADASVKAATTATADAVKTATKKAATAN
- the phaR gene encoding polyhydroxyalkanoate synthesis repressor PhaR, with protein sequence MSEEKRVIKKYPNRRLYDTATSCYITLEDVKKLVLDHVTIQIVDAKTHEDITRSVLLQIILEEESGGVPMFTYDVLTQIIRFYGHAMQGLMGNYLEKNLQIFTQMQERLQEQTKAVYGDNPILNNNMWGDFLKFQAPAMQGMLTSYLEQSTNMFVDMQQQLQDRARNLFSGFGFPGYPTADEDKAQPPSEPPKKTGG
- the rimO gene encoding 30S ribosomal protein S12 methylthiotransferase RimO gives rise to the protein MTQATPKVGFVSLGCPKALVDSEQILTQLRAEGYLISNSYDDADLVVVNTCGFIDSAVQESLDAIGEALAENGKVVVTGCLGAKGDVVQQTHPKVLAVTGPHATAEVMGVVHEHLPKPHDPFTDLIPPQGVKLTPQHYAYLKISEGCNHRCTFCIIPSMRGDLVSRPVHEVLREAENLAKAGVKELLVISQDTSAYGVDVKYKTGFHNGRPVKTRMTELCQALGEMGIWVRLHYVYPYPHVDEIIPLMAAGKVLPYLDIPFQHASKRILKAMKRPANADNVLERIKAWREICPDLTIRSTFIVGFPGETEADFQELLAFLEEAQLDRVGCFTYSPVDGATANDLPDHVPEDVAEERKARFMELQARISAERLARKVGRTLSVIIDEVDEEGAVGRTQADAPEIDGLIYLNDPEIDVEVGDIVQVIVTHADEHDLWGDLVA
- the nth gene encoding endonuclease III, yielding MNAVKRRQIFERLRDNNPHPTTELEYTTPFELLTAVLLSAQATDVGVNKATRRLYPVANTPAKILALGQEALESYINSIGLYRSKAKNLLATCRILIEQHDGEVPRTREALEALPGVGRKTANVVLNTAFGEPTIAVDTHIFRISNRIGLAPGKNVDEVEQKLLKVVPAEFKQDAHHWLILHGRYVCKARKPECWRCVIVDLCEFKDKTVPVPG
- the rsxB gene encoding electron transport complex subunit RsxB — encoded protein: MPADIHLLVQQIDALLPQTQCRQCQYAGCKPYAQAIASGEANINQCPPGGDAGIRALAALTGRPYQPLNPAHGIEKPRAVALIDEAVCIGCTLCIQACPVDAIVGAAKLMHTVIAAECTGCELCIAPCPVDCISMHTVPELAEPARQQARDKARARHEFRQFRLARDKQERATRLTAKAAQARQAAAEAALRAASDPVAAQAQLDKQAIIKAAMARAAARRAAADTPPPQPPDLKSS
- a CDS encoding class I SAM-dependent methyltransferase yields the protein MSDYDATRHASPAVLLPLLKLIGRRPDQLPRVLDIGCGTGNYTAALAQRGLDIIGLDRSPAMLAQARAKHPKLTWLQGDATMLPFADLALDVTISTLSSHYWQPRLDAYRDIRRVTRGRFIEFTNCREYFAYYWLNAYFPTAIARSALKFPSRDQLRRDLIQAGFAEVHFHPWSVPHPGEEPVHTDGFLYSAKYTPARYLDQAFRSAIGTFCHDIEATELETGLSRLQADIASGHWQEIAGSYPLGEPDYLFVVAQ
- a CDS encoding quinone-dependent dihydroorotate dehydrogenase; its protein translation is MMTTVYALTRPLLFALDAETAHGLTLSTLDFLHSCGFARAFAGHVETAPRRVMGIEFPNPVGLAAGMDKNGDHIDALADLGFGYIEIGTITPRPQPGNPKPRLFRLPQAEGIINRMGFNNDGVDKLIQNVRQSSYKGVLGINIGKNFDTPIERAADDYLICLRKVYELATYVTVNISSPNTKNLRQLQQSDELGGLLAQLKAEQLKLAEQFGRYVPLTVKIAPDLDSAQIGAIADLLVEHKIDGVIATNTTLARTGVENLPHGNEQGGLSGAPVRTKSTHVIRELASRLDGALPIIGVGGILEGSHAQEKMRAGASLVQLYSGLIYRGPELVGECVRAIA
- a CDS encoding arginyltransferase encodes the protein MSKLSENGQSLIQFYVTAPYPCSYLPDQLARSQVAIPGDLIDPQLYSQLVRAGFRRSGLFTYRPHCDRCQACVPVRIPVLDFTPSRTQRKVWRRHQGLVTRIVKLAYSEEHYQLYRHYQESRHAGGGMDEDSREQYRSFILKSHVASMLAEFRTAEGELKMVSLIDELDDGLSSVYTFFDPDDERASYGVYNVLWQIALARKMHRPYVYLGYWIERCRKMAYKTNFQPVEGLRSGVWRRLTPLELEVNQVVATTPAGPAGK
- the aat gene encoding leucyl/phenylalanyl-tRNA--protein transferase, whose protein sequence is MLSWLGASHVFPPLERALVAPNGLLAAGGDLSPERLLCAYRRGIFPWFSQGDPILWWSPDPRMVQFPAELRVTRSLAKTLRNKPYEMRVDTAFEAVMRACAAPRDADGGTWIVEEIVAAYCRLHELGYAHSIECWMDGELAGGLYGVAIGRMFYGESMFSRRTDASKIAYVHLVRQLEHWGFGLIDCQMKTGHLASLGAREIPRRDFAARLELLTRDSHRPGPWHFDDSATLIPEKATR